A window from Thermodesulfobacteriota bacterium encodes these proteins:
- a CDS encoding glycosyltransferase family A protein, translated as MDIRPRILAAAYELFPFSLKGDAEVGDADPGCDLSCVINFYGRGDLLRGIMTSLAGQGYDKKRFEVVLVEDRGGTEEGRNLFREFEPVLNSRYYALEENFGVMGYARNFGLNKSRGRYVLFLDDDTVIMDGGFLSKLVSDFGDGEPDAVIPRGSASYCLIEGRYGFHDPYYPSNRCMAYRRETLRELGGFVDGIIGQEDVEFVVRLTAARKKVRRSETASYMHPPLILGSLNKAAAVGASFAKLRNRYPLPVWIMLLINGARYIPKLVYPFSTKYRMQGKFSLGFALGIVYAITGKNLEYN; from the coding sequence ATGGACATAAGACCGAGAATACTGGCCGCAGCTTATGAATTATTCCCCTTTTCGCTGAAAGGCGATGCAGAGGTGGGCGACGCCGATCCCGGGTGTGATTTATCCTGCGTTATAAACTTTTACGGCAGGGGTGATCTTCTGAGGGGCATAATGACGAGCCTCGCCGGGCAGGGTTATGATAAAAAAAGATTCGAAGTGGTTCTCGTTGAAGACAGGGGCGGGACGGAGGAGGGCAGAAACTTATTCAGGGAATTCGAGCCCGTATTGAATTCGAGGTATTACGCCCTGGAGGAGAATTTCGGCGTCATGGGTTACGCGAGGAATTTCGGCCTCAATAAGTCGAGAGGAAGGTACGTGCTCTTCCTCGACGACGATACCGTGATCATGGACGGGGGATTCCTCTCAAAACTCGTGAGCGATTTCGGTGACGGGGAGCCCGACGCCGTTATTCCGCGCGGGAGCGCGAGCTATTGCCTCATCGAGGGAAGGTACGGCTTCCACGACCCCTACTATCCTTCGAACAGATGCATGGCCTACAGGAGGGAGACCTTGCGGGAGCTCGGCGGATTCGTCGACGGGATAATCGGGCAGGAGGATGTCGAATTTGTCGTCAGGCTCACGGCCGCCCGGAAAAAAGTCAGACGCTCGGAGACCGCGAGCTATATGCATCCACCATTGATACTGGGGAGCCTGAACAAGGCGGCAGCCGTAGGGGCCTCGTTCGCAAAGCTCAGGAACAGGTACCCCCTGCCGGTATGGATCATGCTTCTAATAAACGGGGCGAGGTACATCCCGAAGCTCGTTTACCCGTTCAGCACAAAATACAGGATGCAGGGGAAATTCAGCCTCGGCTTCGCGCTGGGTATCGTTTACGCGATTACGGGCAAAAATTTAGAGTATAATTAA
- a CDS encoding glycosyltransferase family 2 protein, producing MNVLEGKQLCVSPKVAIIIVNWNKRDDTLKLLRSLEGLDYDNHDTVVVDNASTDGSAEAIRERFPSVELVVNTDNLGGTGGFNSGMRHALANRDYKYVWLLDNDAEVEPNTLGELVDAMERDETIGIAGSRIIDSDRRDITVEAGAFLKRDSIGVQPLYRNTRNLNIASGVIEVDYVAICSALARASALERVGLMDERYFFFWDDMDWGLQFKESGFKVVSVLSSIVYHPAFTEKRGIMADYYYGNRNSLLTYTKHIGLRNRVSVFYTYLRHKCTSLIFLGLNGREDTMKLGFEGILDFVVGRWGKKINNGLPNEASNESTDFPGNVRNVLILNDGDKDEIHNAYNFLSRIYPEASFTLLISDDRKDFFDKDFQNLIKINTTKPYSILYLLPIFVKMLFKKFDIAVSFRNSSPFSFAAVKSYSFQSMTMDFNERDSNFHNVWKLILSLIIGEMMSILLLPIIYISSFRYAK from the coding sequence ATGAACGTGCTAGAAGGCAAGCAGCTGTGCGTTAGCCCTAAGGTTGCCATAATCATCGTCAATTGGAATAAAAGGGATGACACCCTGAAACTGCTGAGGTCGCTCGAAGGGTTGGATTATGACAATCACGACACTGTGGTCGTCGATAATGCGTCGACGGACGGCTCGGCCGAAGCCATAAGGGAGAGGTTCCCAAGCGTAGAGCTCGTAGTGAACACCGACAACCTCGGCGGCACGGGCGGATTCAATTCCGGCATGAGGCACGCGCTCGCAAACCGGGATTACAAATACGTCTGGCTCCTCGACAACGATGCGGAAGTCGAGCCAAACACGCTCGGGGAATTAGTAGATGCGATGGAACGGGACGAGACGATCGGGATTGCAGGCTCGAGGATCATAGACTCCGACAGAAGGGACATCACGGTCGAAGCGGGGGCTTTCCTCAAACGCGACTCGATAGGCGTCCAGCCGCTCTACAGGAATACGAGGAATCTGAACATAGCGTCCGGAGTGATCGAAGTTGATTATGTCGCCATATGCTCGGCCCTAGCCCGCGCGAGCGCGCTCGAAAGAGTGGGGCTCATGGACGAGAGGTACTTTTTCTTCTGGGACGATATGGACTGGGGTCTGCAGTTCAAGGAAAGCGGTTTCAAAGTAGTTTCAGTCCTGAGCTCGATAGTGTACCATCCGGCGTTCACCGAGAAGAGAGGCATAATGGCGGACTACTATTACGGGAATAGAAACTCCCTGTTGACGTATACGAAGCATATAGGCTTGAGGAACAGGGTGTCGGTCTTCTACACATATCTCAGACACAAATGCACATCGCTCATCTTCCTGGGCCTCAACGGCAGGGAAGACACGATGAAGCTAGGCTTCGAGGGCATCCTGGATTTTGTAGTGGGCAGATGGGGTAAAAAAATTAATAACGGTTTGCCTAACGAAGCCTCGAATGAATCAACCGATTTCCCCGGAAACGTAAGGAATGTCCTCATATTGAACGACGGAGATAAGGACGAAATCCATAACGCCTACAATTTTTTATCGAGAATTTACCCTGAAGCAAGTTTTACGCTTTTAATTTCCGACGACAGGAAAGACTTTTTCGACAAAGATTTCCAGAATCTGATAAAGATCAATACGACAAAACCGTACAGCATCCTATATTTATTACCCATATTCGTGAAGATGCTGTTCAAGAAATTCGATATCGCCGTGAGCTTCAGGAACAGCTCCCCGTTCTCGTTCGCAGCCGTGAAGAGCTACAGCTTTCAGTCCATGACGATGGATTTCAACGAAAGAGACAGCAATTTCCATAACGTCTGGAAGCTCATACTATCCCTCATCATAGGTGAGATGATGAGCATACTCTTATTACCTATAATATATATAAGCAGCTTCAGATACGCGAAATAG
- a CDS encoding ABC transporter ATP-binding protein, with translation MSSDGMIVFNDVWKKYSTRDIFHKSLREEISDMFRRGPGEKLSEGEFWALKGINISVRRGECVGLFGPNGAGKTTVLKLIASVTYPNLGEVAVSGRVAPLISVGAGFHPDLTGRENIYTNGTIIGMSIREIREKTGSIIDFSEIEQRFMDMPVKKYSNGMNARLGFSIAVHSSADIILIDEILAVGDESFQAKCMDKIKELKKDNKTVLIVSHNKKRMEELTDRILFIKSGEIINS, from the coding sequence ATGTCATCTGACGGAATGATAGTGTTCAACGACGTATGGAAGAAGTACTCGACGAGGGACATATTCCACAAGTCCCTCAGGGAGGAGATCTCCGATATGTTCAGAAGAGGTCCGGGAGAGAAGCTTTCGGAAGGAGAGTTCTGGGCGCTCAAGGGGATAAACATCTCCGTCAGGAGAGGGGAGTGCGTGGGGCTGTTCGGTCCGAACGGAGCGGGAAAGACGACGGTGCTCAAGCTGATAGCGTCCGTTACGTACCCCAACCTCGGTGAAGTCGCGGTCTCGGGCAGGGTGGCGCCCCTGATATCGGTCGGTGCCGGGTTCCACCCGGACCTTACCGGACGGGAGAACATATACACGAACGGCACCATAATAGGGATGTCGATCAGGGAAATAAGGGAAAAGACCGGGAGCATCATCGATTTTTCGGAAATAGAACAAAGGTTTATGGATATGCCGGTCAAGAAATATTCTAACGGAATGAACGCCAGGCTCGGTTTCTCGATAGCCGTTCACAGCAGCGCGGACATAATACTGATCGACGAGATCCTGGCCGTCGGCGACGAATCGTTCCAAGCGAAGTGCATGGACAAGATCAAAGAGCTCAAAAAAGACAACAAAACCGTGCTGATCGTCTCCCACAACAAGAAAAGGATGGAGGAGCTCACGGACAGGATATTGTTCATAAAAAGCGGCGAGATTATTAATTCGTAA
- a CDS encoding glycosyltransferase family 2 protein, with protein MSENPKVAIVIVTWNKKSYVLELLTSLRSINYDNHDIIVVDNASTDDTVRTLREQFPHVNLIVNSENLGGTGGFNTGLRYVLRKGGYKYTWLLDNDAVVERDTLIELVKVMEGDDKVGITGSIIMEPDMDMIVELGAYVSWSIGTWKPNYRNNRLSAIEKIETTEVDYVAACSSLVRNEALYKIGVMDERYFIHWDDIDLSLRAKQAGYKVMASPKSKAYHGLEDKPINPLISYYDIRNGLLTITKHQNGVKRFIYLLNMLRGTGKGVVYSLLSGLHTTSKLLIYGPLDFIRGKFYKSSLSVKTDDTPDPASKIILFEGLNISNKSKILILPNGSYTLIKRMVEGLKEKSSGCHISLLIQSDRLELFKDLKIDRFIIFEGYKQSTLQTISILKEILESNYDLCISPSRSMLPFSYAVKKYYLYDHKRDYFVKSKENIYASWKLLVSFLGGELLAIILMPFVYLKSLTSQ; from the coding sequence ATGAGCGAAAATCCGAAAGTTGCAATAGTCATAGTGACATGGAATAAAAAAAGCTATGTCCTCGAGCTCCTGACGTCGCTCCGGAGCATCAATTACGATAACCACGACATAATTGTGGTCGATAACGCTTCCACGGACGACACGGTCAGGACCCTCAGGGAGCAGTTCCCGCACGTAAACCTGATAGTGAACTCCGAGAACCTGGGGGGGACGGGCGGCTTCAACACGGGGCTAAGGTACGTGCTCAGGAAAGGGGGCTACAAGTATACGTGGCTCCTCGATAACGACGCGGTCGTCGAGAGGGATACGCTCATAGAGCTCGTCAAGGTAATGGAAGGAGACGATAAAGTGGGCATTACGGGTTCCATCATCATGGAGCCGGACATGGACATGATAGTCGAGCTCGGCGCATACGTATCGTGGTCCATAGGGACGTGGAAACCCAATTACAGGAACAACAGGCTTAGCGCTATCGAGAAGATCGAGACCACGGAGGTCGATTATGTCGCCGCCTGCTCGTCCCTTGTCAGGAACGAAGCCTTATACAAGATCGGAGTGATGGACGAGAGGTACTTCATACACTGGGACGATATTGATCTTTCGCTCAGGGCGAAGCAGGCCGGGTACAAGGTGATGGCGTCCCCCAAGTCGAAAGCCTATCACGGCCTTGAGGACAAGCCCATAAACCCGCTCATATCGTACTACGACATCAGGAACGGTCTCCTGACGATCACAAAGCACCAGAACGGAGTCAAAAGGTTTATATATCTTCTCAACATGCTGCGCGGCACCGGGAAAGGGGTCGTATATTCACTTCTGAGCGGCCTCCATACGACCTCGAAGCTGCTTATATACGGGCCGCTTGATTTCATACGCGGGAAATTCTACAAATCCAGCCTGTCCGTGAAAACGGATGACACGCCCGACCCAGCATCAAAGATAATTCTATTCGAGGGCTTAAACATAAGCAATAAATCAAAGATACTCATCCTGCCTAACGGAAGCTATACATTAATCAAGAGGATGGTAGAAGGGCTGAAAGAAAAAAGCTCCGGCTGCCACATCTCACTTCTCATTCAATCCGACAGATTAGAGCTTTTTAAGGACCTAAAAATTGACCGTTTTATAATATTCGAGGGATATAAGCAATCGACGCTTCAAACAATTTCAATTCTGAAGGAAATACTGGAATCCAACTACGATCTCTGCATAAGTCCCAGCCGTTCCATGCTCCCTTTTTCCTATGCAGTTAAAAAATACTATCTTTACGATCATAAACGCGATTACTTCGTTAAGAGCAAAGAAAACATATACGCCTCTTGGAAATTACTTGTGTCGTTTCTTGGCGGGGAATTGCTCGCTATAATCCTTATGCCTTTTGTCTATTTGAAAAGTTTAACATCTCAATAG
- a CDS encoding ABC transporter permease → MIKRLLPYKDLFLVYIWREFNIRYRQSYIGALWAVIQPLSMMLLFTFVFTYLIKAAVSDYPKTIFFYSGLLPWTFFSSSVNYSLTSLTGNYSLITKIYFPREILPLSGIVMALLDYAIASVIFIPMLFIYHIHITYNILWMLPLLLLLFVFTISMSLLLSSLNVYYRDVKLATGFLIQLLFFASPVLYSIDDLSIKFKLILFFNPLTFIIENMRRCLIEGRGVVVWQFVFVSVIVAAFYYLCYRFFIKTERDFADVI, encoded by the coding sequence ATGATTAAGAGACTGCTACCTTATAAAGACCTCTTTCTGGTCTATATCTGGCGGGAATTCAACATCAGGTACCGCCAATCCTATATCGGCGCTTTATGGGCGGTGATTCAGCCGCTCAGCATGATGCTCCTCTTCACGTTCGTGTTCACCTATCTCATCAAGGCGGCGGTATCGGATTACCCCAAAACCATATTTTTTTACTCGGGCCTGCTGCCGTGGACGTTTTTCTCGTCATCCGTGAATTACTCGCTCACGAGCCTCACCGGGAATTACTCCCTCATCACCAAGATATACTTCCCGAGGGAGATACTCCCCCTCTCAGGTATAGTCATGGCATTACTCGACTACGCAATTGCATCCGTGATTTTTATACCGATGCTCTTTATTTATCATATACACATCACATACAACATCCTGTGGATGCTGCCGCTCCTCCTGCTGCTGTTCGTGTTTACAATTTCGATGAGCCTACTTCTTTCGAGTCTTAATGTATATTACAGGGACGTCAAGCTAGCTACAGGGTTCCTGATACAGCTCCTCTTCTTCGCTTCGCCCGTCCTTTATTCGATCGACGACCTGAGCATTAAATTCAAGCTCATACTCTTTTTCAACCCCCTGACGTTTATCATCGAGAATATGCGGAGGTGCCTGATCGAGGGGCGGGGAGTGGTAGTGTGGCAGTTCGTCTTCGTAAGCGTTATAGTGGCGGCCTTCTATTATCTCTGTTACAGGTTTTTCATAAAAACCGAAAGGGACTTCGCGGATGTCATCTGA
- a CDS encoding class I SAM-dependent methyltransferase: MNELSNSQFTHPVSVHPGVGEILYSIARNLRPRTIVEIGTFIGYSTICFAQAMEDNRQGAGTVYGIDLFQPHAKHPLFLKQDVENPLQLAEENSRKSGLEHRIVFLKGSSHELAGDLLSRIDSIDILFIDGDHTFNGVLRDYNLYHAKVRKNGLIIFHDIYPDKCGWWGPRILLDTLKRRTRKRYEILEIETPDGFGLAVCKKLFDGAKELSNNKLVTLLRKSFACYRHGEAWKKLHENYKSWKNIKELYSKI; the protein is encoded by the coding sequence TTGAACGAATTATCCAATAGTCAATTCACACACCCCGTCTCCGTACATCCTGGCGTCGGAGAAATCCTGTATTCGATCGCCAGGAACCTGAGACCCAGGACCATAGTGGAAATCGGCACCTTCATAGGGTATTCGACCATCTGCTTCGCCCAGGCGATGGAGGATAACCGGCAGGGAGCAGGCACCGTTTACGGGATAGACCTGTTCCAACCGCACGCCAAGCACCCCCTGTTTTTAAAACAGGATGTTGAAAACCCTTTGCAGTTAGCGGAAGAAAACTCAAGAAAGTCGGGGCTCGAGCATAGAATCGTTTTTCTGAAAGGTTCGTCTCATGAACTGGCCGGCGATCTGCTCTCCAGAATAGATTCGATAGATATTCTTTTCATCGACGGCGATCATACATTCAACGGGGTGCTACGTGATTACAATCTTTACCACGCGAAGGTAAGAAAAAACGGCCTGATAATTTTTCACGACATATATCCGGACAAGTGCGGGTGGTGGGGTCCAAGAATCCTTCTCGACACTCTGAAAAGAAGGACCCGAAAACGCTACGAGATACTGGAAATCGAAACGCCCGACGGATTCGGACTCGCGGTCTGTAAAAAATTGTTCGACGGAGCCAAGGAACTCAGTAATAACAAGCTCGTTACATTGCTGAGGAAATCATTCGCCTGCTACAGACATGGCGAGGCATGGAAAAAATTACACGAAAACTACAAATCATGGAAAAACATAAAAGAGCTATACTCCAAGATTTAG
- a CDS encoding class I SAM-dependent methyltransferase, with amino-acid sequence MTVFNTMAKRCINFILKFMDDEKKLAVLNLISSTLNCGAEHDKYGKMPLPILNYESLYRWDTGGWHNPNAQDQLDYASVELEVGRFFYAFVLLTQPKTILETGVYKGYSTCNMASALKLLDNGGHIYCIDPMETRHLWEDTDLESLISWIPRLSQESLDTLRDKKFDLLVLDSDHSYDTAMWELINFERMLSEGGHILMHDSIFFDGVGAAVKQLYDNPRFEVITLNTPRKSHLTGSRCPGVTIARKKSDEGPELVFEDEFKGWFVGDRTAIPYLRRT; translated from the coding sequence ATGACCGTCTTTAACACTATGGCGAAACGCTGCATTAACTTCATTCTGAAATTTATGGACGACGAGAAGAAGCTGGCTGTCTTGAATCTGATCTCATCGACTCTGAACTGCGGAGCGGAGCACGATAAATACGGCAAGATGCCGCTGCCTATATTGAATTATGAGTCCCTATACAGGTGGGACACGGGCGGGTGGCATAACCCGAACGCTCAGGACCAGCTGGATTATGCGAGCGTCGAGCTCGAAGTCGGAAGATTTTTTTACGCGTTCGTGCTGCTTACACAGCCGAAAACCATTCTCGAGACCGGAGTTTACAAGGGGTACTCGACGTGCAACATGGCAAGCGCGCTCAAGCTCCTAGACAACGGGGGACACATATACTGCATCGACCCCATGGAGACGCGCCACCTGTGGGAGGATACCGACCTCGAGAGCCTGATCAGCTGGATACCGAGGCTCTCTCAGGAATCCCTCGATACGCTGAGAGACAAGAAATTCGACCTGCTGGTGCTGGATTCCGACCACAGCTACGATACCGCCATGTGGGAGCTTATCAACTTCGAAAGGATGCTGAGCGAGGGCGGACACATCTTGATGCATGACAGCATATTTTTTGACGGCGTGGGGGCGGCGGTAAAACAACTGTATGATAATCCGCGCTTTGAGGTCATCACGCTGAATACGCCGAGGAAAAGTCACCTGACCGGCTCGAGATGTCCCGGTGTAACGATCGCACGGAAAAAATCCGACGAAGGACCAGAGCTCGTGTTCGAGGACGAATTCAAAGGCTGGTTCGTAGGCGACAGGACCGCGATACCATATTTACGCCGTACTTAA